From Terriglobales bacterium, a single genomic window includes:
- a CDS encoding Cof-type HAD-IIB family hydrolase, giving the protein MTPNIRLIAIDIDGTLLDPQFQVPAANLAALRRAHDAGIEIVLVTGRRHIFAMPIAQALGFDLWLISSNGAVTMSTRGEHFFTDKLPAASARKLIRYMDEFRGYAVLTFEREGRGALVVERTDELHASISRWMDKNAAYIERVAPLEDALVTDPIQLMFCGSVARMHQAQARLASAGMANEITVLKTEYIARDLTIVDILHSGCSKGHALERWSSHRGIIRNQVMAIGDNYNDVEMLEFAGVPVIMGNACSELKQFGWTETASNDQSGVAAAVEQVLGAPLGAAKSHSQL; this is encoded by the coding sequence GTGACTCCGAATATCAGACTGATCGCCATCGACATTGATGGCACCCTGCTCGATCCCCAATTCCAAGTCCCGGCCGCTAACCTGGCGGCCCTGCGGCGAGCCCACGATGCCGGTATCGAGATTGTCCTGGTCACCGGCCGCCGTCACATCTTTGCCATGCCGATTGCCCAGGCCCTCGGCTTCGACCTCTGGCTGATCAGCTCCAATGGCGCCGTCACCATGTCCACCCGCGGCGAACACTTCTTCACCGACAAGCTGCCCGCCGCCAGCGCGCGCAAGCTGATCCGCTACATGGACGAATTTCGCGGCTACGCTGTCCTTACCTTTGAGCGCGAGGGACGCGGCGCCCTGGTGGTCGAGCGCACCGACGAGCTGCACGCCTCCATCAGCCGCTGGATGGACAAGAATGCGGCCTATATCGAGCGCGTGGCGCCGCTGGAGGATGCTCTGGTCACTGATCCCATTCAATTGATGTTCTGCGGCAGCGTCGCCCGCATGCACCAGGCGCAAGCTCGCCTGGCCTCGGCAGGAATGGCGAATGAGATCACCGTTCTCAAGACGGAATACATCGCCCGCGATCTGACCATCGTGGACATCCTCCATTCCGGCTGCTCCAAGGGGCACGCCCTGGAGCGCTGGTCAAGCCACCGGGGAATCATTCGTAACCAGGTCATGGCCATTGGTGATAACTATAATGATGTGGAAATGCTTGAGTTTGCCGGGGTACCGGTCATAATGGGGAACGCGTGCTCTGAGCTGAAGCAGTTTGGCTGGACGGAGACCGCATCCAACGATCAGAGCGGTGTTGCTGCTGCCGTCGAACAGGTTTTAGGCGCCCCATTGGGGGCCGCGAAGTCGCATTCACAATTATGA